The Suncus etruscus isolate mSunEtr1 chromosome 14, mSunEtr1.pri.cur, whole genome shotgun sequence genome contains a region encoding:
- the SUPT5H gene encoding transcription elongation factor SPT5, which produces MSDSEDSNFSEEEDSDRSSEAEEAEVEEEQRSAAGSEKEEEPEEEEEEEEEEEYDEEEEEEDDDRPPKKPRHGGFILDEADVDDEYEDEDQWEDGAEDILEKASNIDNVVLDEDRSGARRLQNLWRDQREEELGEYYMKKYAKSSVGETVYGGSDELSDDITQQQLLPGVKDPNLWTVKCKIGEERATAISLMRKFIAYQCTDTPLQIKSVVAPEHVKGYIYVEAYKQTHVKQAIEGVGNLRLGYWNQQMVPIKEMTDVLKVVKEVANLKPKSWVRLKRGIYKDDIAQVDYVEPSQNTISLKMIPRIDYDRIKARMSLKDWFAKKKKFKRPPQRLFDAEKIRSLGGDVASDGDFLIFEGNRYSRKGFLFKSFAMSAVITEGVKPTLSELEKFEDQPEGIDLEVVTESTGKEREHNFQPGDNVEVCEGELINLQGKILSVDGNKITIMPKHEDLKDMLEFPAQELRKYFKMGDHVKVIAGRFEGDTGLIVRVEENFVILFSDLTMHELKVLPRDLQLCSETASGVDVGGQHEWGELVLLDPQTVGVIVRLERETFQVLNMNGKVVTVRHQAVTRKKDNRFAVALDSEQNNIHVKDIVKVIDGPHSDREGEIRHLYRNIAFLHCKKLVENGGMFVCKTRHLVLAGGSKPRDVTNFTVGGFAPMSPRISSPMHPSAGGQHGGFGSPGGGMSRGRGRRDNELIGQTVRISQGPYKGYIGVVKDATESTARVELHSTCQTISVDRQRLTTVGSRRLGGMTSTYGRTPMYGSQTPMYGSGSRTPMYGSQTPLQDGSRTPHYGSQTPLHDGSRTPAQSGAWDPNNPNTPSRAEEEYEYAFDDEPTPSPQAYGGTPNPQTPGYPDPSSPQVNPQYNPQTPGTPAMYNTDQFSPYAAPSPQGSYQPSPSPQSYHQVAPSPAGYQNTHSPASYHPTPSPMAYQASPSPSPVGYSPMTPGAPSPGGYNPHTPGSGIEQNSSDWVTTDIQVKVRDTYLDTQVVGQAGVIRSVTGGMCSVYLKDSEKVVSISSEHLEPITPTKNNKVKVILGEDREATGVLLSIDGEDGIVRMDLDEQLKILNLRFLGKLLEA; this is translated from the exons GTAGAAGAAGAGCAAAGGAGTGCAGCAGGCAGCGAGAAGGAGGAAGAgccagaggaggaagaggaggaggaagaggaggaggagtatgatgaggaagaagaagaggaagatgatGACCGGCCCCCCAAGAAACCCCGTCATGGCGGCTTCATTCTGGACGAAGCCG ACGTGGATGACGAATACGAGGATGAAGACCAGTGGGAAGATGGAGCAGAAGACATCCTAGAGAAAG CATCCAACATTGATAATGTCGTCCTGGATGAAGATCGTTCTGGGGCTCGCCGCCTGCAGAACCTGTGGAG GGATCAACGGGAGGAAGAACTGGGCGAGTATTACATGAAGAAATACGCCAAGTCATCTGTGGGAGAGAC GGTGTATGGAGGCTCCGATGAACTCTCGGATGACATCACCCAGCAGCAGCTGCTGCCAGGAGTCAA GGACCCCAATCTGTGGACAGTCAAGTGTAAG ATTGGGGAGGAGCGGGCCACAGCCATCTCCTTGATGCGCAAGTTCATCGCCTACCAGTGCACAGACACA CCCCTGCAGATCAAGTCAGTGGTGGCACCTGAGCATGTGAAGGGCTACATCTATGTGGAGGCCTACAAGCAGACCCACGTGAAGCAGGCCATCGAGGGGGTAGGCAACCTGCGACTGGGCTACTGGAACCAGCAGATGGTGCCCATCAAGGAGATGACAGACGTGCTCAAGGTGGTCAAGGAGGTGGCCAACCTGAAGCCCAAATCCTGGGTCCGCCTCAAGCGGGGCATCTACAAGGATGACATTGCCCAG GTGGATTATGTGGAGCCGAGTCAGAACACCATCTCCCTGAAGATGATCCCGCGAATAGACTACGATCGCATCAAGGCCCGCATGAGCTTG AAAGACTGGTTTGCCAAGAAGAAGAAGTTTAAGCGGCCTCCACAGCGGCTATTTGATGCCGAGAAGATCAG GTCCTTGGGTGGTGACGTGGCCTCTGATGGAGACTTCCTCATCTTCGAGGGCAACCGCTACAGCCGGAAAGGCTTTCTGTTCAAGAGCTTCGCCATGTCCGCTGTG ATCACGGAAGGCGTGAAGCCCACCCTGTCGGAGCTGGAGAAGTTCGAGGATCAGCCTGAGGGCATCGACCTGGAGGTGGTGACCGAGAGCACAG GGAAGGAGCGAGAACACAACTTCCAGCCTGGGGACAACGTGGAGGTGTGTGAAGGGGAGCTCATCAACCTCCAGGGCAAGATCCTCAGCGTGGACGGCAACAAGATCACCATCATGCCGAAGCATGAGGACCTCAAG GACATGCTGGAGTTCCCGGCTCAGGAGCTGCGAAAGTATTTCAAGATGGGGGACCACGTGAAGGTGATAGCTGGCCGCTTCGAGGGTGACACCGGCCTCATTGTGCGGGTGGAGGAGAACTTTGTCATCCTCTTCTCCGATCTCACCATGCATGAG CTGAAGGTGCTGCCTCGGGACCTGCAGCTCTGCTCGGAGACAGCCTCCGGAGTGGACGTTGGGGGGCAGCACGAGTGGGGCGAGCTGGTGCTGCTAGATCCCCAGACGGTGGGCGTCATCGTGCGGCTGGAGCGGGAGACCTTCCAG GTGCTGAACATGAACGGGAAAGTGGTGACCGTCAGGCACCAGGCTGTCACCCGGAAGAAGGACAACCGCTTTGCAGTGGCCCTGGACTCTGAACAGAACAACATCCATGTGAAAGACATTGTCAAGGTCATTGACGGTCCCCACTCG GATCGGGAGGGTGAGATCCGCCATCTCTACCGTAACATCGCCTTCCTGCACTGCAAGAAGCTGGTGGAAAATGGGGGCATGTTCGTCTGCAAGACTCGTCATCTAGTGCTTGCCGGGGGCTCAAAG CCCCGAGATGTGACCAACTTCACCGTGGGTGGCTTCGCCCCAATGAGTCCCAGGATCAGCAGCCCCATGCACCCCAGTGCTGGAG GTCAGCATGGCGGCTTTGGCAGCCCCGGCGGTGGCATGAGCAggggccggggccggagagacaacGAACTCATCGGCCAGACCGTGCGCATCTCGCAGGGCCCCTACAAAG GCTACATTGGTGTGGTCAAGGATGCCACTGAGTCCACAGCCCGAGTGGAGTTGCATTCCACCTGCCAGACCATCTCTGTAGACCGTCAGCGCCTCACCACGGT GGGCTCCCGGCGCCTAGGGGGCATGACCTCCACGTATGGGCGGACGCCCATGTACGGATCCCAGACGCCCATGTATGGCTCTGGCTCCCGCACGCCCATGTATGGCTCCCAGACACCCCTCCAGGATG GCAGCCGCACCCCACACTATGGGTCACAGACACCACTGCATGATGGCAGCCGCACTCCTGCTCAGAGTGGGGCTTGGGACCCCAATAACCCTAACACGCCATCAAG GGCTGAGGAAGAGTACGAGTATGCCTTCGATGACGAGCCCACACCATCTCCACAAGCCTATGGGGGTACCCCCAACCCCCAAACACCTGGCTATCCAgacccctcctccccccaggtCAACCCACAGTACAACCCACAGACCCCAGGAACACCAGCCAT GTACAACACAGACCAGTTCTCCCCCTACGCCGCCCCCTCCCCACAAGGCTCCTACCAGCCCAGTCCCAGCCCTCAGAGCTACCATCAGGTGGCTCCTAGCCCTGCAGGCTACCAGAACACCCACTCGCCGGCCAGCTACCACCCCACGCCCTCGCCCATGGCCTATCAG GCCAGCCCCAGTCCCAGCCCTGTGGGGTACAGTCCTATGACACCCGGCGCCCCTTCTCCTGGAGGCTACAACCCACATACCCCAGGCTCAGGGATCGAGCAGAATTCCAGCGACTGGGTAACCACTGACATCCAGGTCAAGGTGCGGGACACCTACCTGGACACGCAAGTGGTGGGACAAGCTGGCGTCATCCGCAGCGTCACG GGTGGCATGTGCTCAGTGTACCTGAAGGACAGTGAGAAGGTGGTCAGCATTTCCAGCGAGCACCTGGAGCCCATCACGCCCACCAAGAACAACAAA GTAAAGGTGATCCTGGGGGAGGACCGAGAAGCCACCGGTGTCCTGCTGAGCATCGATGGTGAGGATGGCATCGTCCGCATGGACCTGGATGAGCAGCTCAAAATCCTCAATCTCCGCTTCCTGGGGAAGCTGCTGGAGGCCTGA
- the TIMM50 gene encoding mitochondrial import inner membrane translocase subunit TIM50 isoform X2 yields the protein MAASAALLLRLRSGLRLGARGLCARLAPPPPGAPEQAAEIGSQGSTQAQGSPQQRGTEGPGYAKKVALWLAGLLGAGGTVSIVYIFGNNSVDESGAKIPDEFDNDPILVQQLRRTYKYFKDYRQMIIEPTSACLLPDPLREPYYQPPYTLVLELTGVLLHPEWSLATGWRFKKRPGIETLFQQLAPLYEIVIFTSETGMTAFPLIDSVDPHGFISYRLFRDATRYMDGHHVKDISCLNRDPARVVVVDCKKEAFRLQPFNGVALRPWDGNSDDRALLDLSAFLKTIALNGVEDVRTVLEHYAMEEDPLEAFKQRQSRLEQEEQQRLAELSRSSKHNLFGALTSRLWPRSKQP from the exons ATGGCGGCCTCGGCGGCGCTGCTCCTGCGCTTGCGGAGCGGGCTGCGGCTCGGGGCGCGGGGACTGTGCGCGAGGCTGGCGCCGCCGCCCCCGGGGGCCCCGGAGCAG GCTGCAGAGATTGGGAGCCAAGGGAGCACTCAGGCCCAGGGGTCTCCACAGCAGCGAGGCACAGAGGGGCCGGGTTATGCCAAAAAGGTGGCCCTGTGGCTGGCTGGGCTGCTGGGCGCTGGTGGGACCGTAAGCATCGTCTATATCTTCG GAAACAACTCTGTGGATGAAAGTGGTGCCAag ATTCCTGATGAATTTGACAATG ATCCAATTCTGGTACAGCAGTTGCGCCGGACGTACAAATATTTCAAAGATTATAGACAG ATGATCATCGAGCCCACCAGCGCCTGTCTCCTTCCAGACCCCCTGCGGGAACCTTACTACCAGCCTCCCTACACCTTGGTGCTCGAGCTCACTGGAGTCCTCCTGCACCCTGAGTGGTCG CTGGCCACTGGCTGGAGGTTCAAGAAGCGACCGGGCATTGAGACCCTGTTCCAGCAGCTCGCCCCCCTGTACGAGATCGTCATCTTCACGTCCGAGACGGGCATG ACGGCGTTTCCGCTCATTGATAGCGTCGACCCCCACGGCTTCATCTCCTACCGTCTCTTCCGTGATGCCACCAGATACATGGACGGGCACCACGTAAAG GACATTTCCTGCCTGAACCGGGACCCGGCACGAGTGGTCGTGGTGGACTGCAAAAAGGAGGCCTTCCGGCTGCAGCCCTTCAACGGCGTGGCCCTGCGGCCCTGGGATGGCAATTCAGACGATCGCGCCTTGCTGGACTTGTCTGCCTTCCTCAAAA CCATCGCTCTGAATGGTGTGGAGGATGTCCGGACTGTGTTAGAGCATTATGCCATGGAGGAGGACCCTCTGGAAGCCTTTAAACAGCGGCAGAGCCGGCTGGAGCAG GAGGAGCAGCAGCGTCTGGCTGAACTCTCCAGGTCCAGCAAGCACAACCTCTTTGGTGCACTCACGAGCCGCTTGTGGCCTCGCTCCAAACAGCCCTGA
- the TIMM50 gene encoding mitochondrial import inner membrane translocase subunit TIM50 isoform X1, translating to MAASAALLLRLRSGLRLGARGLCARLAPPPPGAPEQAAEIGSQGSTQAQGSPQQRGTEGPGYAKKVALWLAGLLGAGGTVSIVYIFGNNSVDESGAKVRAGETQDPILVQQLRRTYKYFKDYRQMIIEPTSACLLPDPLREPYYQPPYTLVLELTGVLLHPEWSLATGWRFKKRPGIETLFQQLAPLYEIVIFTSETGMTAFPLIDSVDPHGFISYRLFRDATRYMDGHHVKDISCLNRDPARVVVVDCKKEAFRLQPFNGVALRPWDGNSDDRALLDLSAFLKTIALNGVEDVRTVLEHYAMEEDPLEAFKQRQSRLEQEEQQRLAELSRSSKHNLFGALTSRLWPRSKQP from the exons ATGGCGGCCTCGGCGGCGCTGCTCCTGCGCTTGCGGAGCGGGCTGCGGCTCGGGGCGCGGGGACTGTGCGCGAGGCTGGCGCCGCCGCCCCCGGGGGCCCCGGAGCAG GCTGCAGAGATTGGGAGCCAAGGGAGCACTCAGGCCCAGGGGTCTCCACAGCAGCGAGGCACAGAGGGGCCGGGTTATGCCAAAAAGGTGGCCCTGTGGCTGGCTGGGCTGCTGGGCGCTGGTGGGACCGTAAGCATCGTCTATATCTTCG GAAACAACTCTGTGGATGAAAGTGGTGCCAaggtaagggctggagagactcAGG ATCCAATTCTGGTACAGCAGTTGCGCCGGACGTACAAATATTTCAAAGATTATAGACAG ATGATCATCGAGCCCACCAGCGCCTGTCTCCTTCCAGACCCCCTGCGGGAACCTTACTACCAGCCTCCCTACACCTTGGTGCTCGAGCTCACTGGAGTCCTCCTGCACCCTGAGTGGTCG CTGGCCACTGGCTGGAGGTTCAAGAAGCGACCGGGCATTGAGACCCTGTTCCAGCAGCTCGCCCCCCTGTACGAGATCGTCATCTTCACGTCCGAGACGGGCATG ACGGCGTTTCCGCTCATTGATAGCGTCGACCCCCACGGCTTCATCTCCTACCGTCTCTTCCGTGATGCCACCAGATACATGGACGGGCACCACGTAAAG GACATTTCCTGCCTGAACCGGGACCCGGCACGAGTGGTCGTGGTGGACTGCAAAAAGGAGGCCTTCCGGCTGCAGCCCTTCAACGGCGTGGCCCTGCGGCCCTGGGATGGCAATTCAGACGATCGCGCCTTGCTGGACTTGTCTGCCTTCCTCAAAA CCATCGCTCTGAATGGTGTGGAGGATGTCCGGACTGTGTTAGAGCATTATGCCATGGAGGAGGACCCTCTGGAAGCCTTTAAACAGCGGCAGAGCCGGCTGGAGCAG GAGGAGCAGCAGCGTCTGGCTGAACTCTCCAGGTCCAGCAAGCACAACCTCTTTGGTGCACTCACGAGCCGCTTGTGGCCTCGCTCCAAACAGCCCTGA
- the DLL3 gene encoding delta-like protein 3, translating into MIVPRIPQLWFQTAALALLCLPQALPAGVFELQIHSFGPGTGPGTAPSACSARGPCRLFFRVCLKPGLSEAASESPCALGAALSVRGPVYAAEQPRAPRIDLPLSDGLLKVPFRDTWPGTFSLVIETWREELGEQTGGPAWSLLARVAGWRHLAAGGPWARDVQRAGAWELRFSYRARCEPPAVGAACTRLCRPRSAPSRCGPGLRPCAPSEEECEAPPVCRPGCSPQHGFCEQPDECRCLDGWTGPLCVVPVSASSCPRGPSLGSPGCLSPGPGPCDGNPCANGGSCSETATSFECTCPRGFYGVRCEVSGVTCADGPCFNGGLCVGGADPDSAYICHCPPGFQGSNCEKRVDRCSLQPCQNGGLCLDLGHSLRCRCRAGFAGPRCEHDLDDCAGRACANGGTCLEGGGARRCSCALGFGGRDCRERADPCAARPCAHGGRCYAHFSGLVCACAPGYMGVRCEFPVHPDGADDVEGAGALPAAPLGDDAQRFLVVPAVGLLVAAGLAGAGFFLLVHLRRRGPGGDPGSRLLPGTPEPSGHTLPDALNNRRTQDGSGEGPRPSADWSRPVDGDPRTVYVVPAPSAYAREWNPSPEWNPM; encoded by the exons ATGATCGTCCCGCGGATACCCCAGCTCTGGTTCCAGACGGCGGCCCTGGCACTCCTGTGCCTTCCCCAG GCGTTGCCCGCCGGCGTCTTCGAGCTGCAGATTCACTCTTTCGGACCCGGGACAGGTCCCGGGACGGCCCCGTCCGCCTGCAGCGCCCGGGGTCCGTGTCGCCTCTTCTTTCGCGTCTGCCTGAAGCCGGGGCTCTCCGAGGCGGCCTCCGAGTCTCCGTGCGCCCTGGGCGCGGCGCTGAGTGTGCGGGGCCCCGTCTACGCCGCCGAGCAGCCCAGAGCACCCCGAATTGACCTGCCACTGTCTGATGGCCTCTTGAAGGTGCCCTTCCGGGACACCTGGCCG GGCACCTTCTCTCTCGTTATTGAAACTTGGAGAGAAGAACTGGGGGAGCAGACAGGAG GGCCGGCCTGGAGCCTGCTGGCGCGCGTGGCCGGCTGGCGCCACCTGGCGGCTGGGGGTCCCTGGGCCCGGGACGTGCAGCGCGCAGGCGCCTGGGAGCTGCGCTTCTCCTACCGCGCGCGCTGCGAGCCGCCCGCCGTCGGGGCCGCGTGCACGCGCCTCTGCCGCCCGCGCAGCGCCCCCTCGCGGTGCGGCCCGGGACTGCGCCCCTGCGCCCCGTCGGAGGAGGAGTGCGAGGCGCCTC CCGTCTGCCGTCCTGGCTGCAGCCCCCAGCATGGATTCTGCGAGCAGCCGGACGAGTGTCGGTGCCTGGATGGCTGGACGGGGCCCCTCTGTGTCGTCCCCGTCTCCGCCAGCAGCTGCCCCAGGGGCCCATCCCTTGGCAGCCCCGGATGTCTCAGTCCTGGCCCTGGGCCATGTGACGGGAACCCCTGTGCCAATGGGGGCAGCTGTAGT GAGACCGCGACGTCCTTTGAATGCACCTGTCCCCGAGGCTTCTACGGGGTACGCTGTGAGGTGAGCGGGGTGACCTGCGCTGACGGGCCCTGCTTCAATGGTGGCTTGTGCGTGGGGGGCGCAGATCCCGATTCTGCCTACATCTGCCACTGCCCACCTGGCTTCCAAGGCTCCAACTGCGAGAAGAGAGTGGACCGCTGTAGCCTGCAGCCCTGCCAGAATG GGGGGCTCTGCCTGGACCTGGGCCACTCCTTGCGCTGCCGCTGCCGCGCGGGCTTCGCGGGGCCTCGCTGCGAGCACGACCTGGACGACTGCGCCGGCCGCGCATGCGCCAACGGCGGCACGTGCCTGGAGGGCGGCGGCGCGCGGCGCTGCTCATGCGCGTTGGGCTTCGGCGGCCGCGACTGTCGGGAACGCGCCGACCCCTGCGCCGCGCGGCCCTGCGCCCATGGCGGCCGCTGTTATGCGCACTTCTCCGGCCTGGTCTGCGCATGCGCGCCCGGCTACATGGGCGTGCGCTGCGAGTTTCCTGTCCACCCCGACGGCGCGGACGACGTCGAAGGCGCAGGCGCACTACCGGCAGCTCCTCTGGGCGACGACGCTCAGCGCTTCCTGGTGGTGCCGGCTGTGGGCTTGCTGGTGGCCGCGGGCTTGGCCGGCGCCGGGTTCTTCTTGCTGGTGCATCTGCGACGCCGCGGCCCTGGCGGGGACCCCGGATCTCGCTTGTTGCCGGGGACCCCTGAACCGTCGGGGCACACGCTCCCCGATGCGCTCAACAACAGGAGGACGCAGGACGGTTCCGGGGAAGGCCCAAG GCCATCAGCAGATTGGAGTCGCCCTGTGGATGGAGAT